Proteins from one Flavobacterium sp. N2038 genomic window:
- a CDS encoding sensor histidine kinase, which produces MKIDTIKNTSSNKILFHCIIWIFFILTSLIQFYESPFKINNDFYAQWITGIILFYLNYFYLVPALLLEKKYWLYFVFALALIFAFMAIRVNYFIPEFRHLRSENMISPRMMPQDAKFLEHAPHFRREIRQPLFFKIAPSFFYILIITISAIIRTLSEFYNNQQNKLIAETHRTNTELIYLRKQTNPHFLFNSLNSIYSLAHKKSDLVPNAIVTLSELMRYMLYETDNKTVALEKEINYIQNYIELQKLRLNNIEDIVINVHGNTKNKFIEPLLLISFVENAFKYGTDYKGAAHVKIKIFILENSLDFWIENTIENYVKDPENSGIGLVNIQNRLDLLYPNAHQLTITHDNEYYRIHLNLNLDQIQTAQN; this is translated from the coding sequence ATGAAGATCGATACCATTAAAAATACAAGTTCAAATAAAATTCTATTCCATTGTATCATATGGATTTTCTTTATATTGACTTCTTTAATTCAATTTTATGAAAGTCCTTTTAAAATCAATAATGATTTCTATGCACAATGGATTACGGGAATAATTTTGTTTTATCTGAATTATTTTTATCTGGTACCCGCTTTGCTTCTGGAGAAAAAATACTGGCTCTATTTTGTTTTTGCACTGGCCTTGATTTTTGCTTTTATGGCCATCAGAGTAAATTATTTTATTCCCGAATTCAGACACCTCAGATCAGAGAATATGATATCACCACGAATGATGCCTCAGGACGCAAAATTTTTGGAACATGCACCTCATTTTAGAAGAGAAATTCGACAACCGCTTTTTTTTAAAATTGCTCCGTCATTTTTCTATATTTTAATTATTACTATAAGTGCCATTATCAGAACATTGTCTGAGTTTTACAACAATCAGCAAAACAAATTAATTGCCGAAACACATAGAACAAATACTGAATTGATTTATTTGCGTAAACAAACCAATCCGCATTTTTTATTCAACTCTTTAAACAGTATTTATTCATTAGCACACAAAAAATCTGATTTGGTCCCTAATGCCATCGTAACATTATCCGAACTTATGCGGTATATGCTGTATGAAACTGATAACAAAACGGTGGCTTTAGAAAAAGAAATCAATTACATTCAAAATTACATCGAATTACAAAAACTCAGATTAAACAATATTGAAGATATTGTAATAAATGTTCATGGTAACACCAAAAACAAATTTATCGAACCACTGCTTTTGATTTCTTTTGTTGAAAATGCCTTTAAATACGGAACAGATTATAAAGGTGCGGCACACGTAAAAATTAAGATTTTTATTTTGGAAAATAGTCTCGATTTCTGGATCGAAAACACCATTGAAAATTATGTTAAAGATCCTGAAAACTCAGGAATTGGTTTAGTTAATATCCAAAACAGACTTGATTTACTATATCCAAATGCACATCAGCTTACTATAACACATGATAATGAATATTATCGAATTCATCTGAACTTAAATTTAGATCAAATTCAGACCGCTCAAAACTAA
- a CDS encoding LytR/AlgR family response regulator transcription factor has translation MKCVIIDDEPLAVELLEDFVQKIDSLELITTFNNAIDAVSFINQNNVDLIFLDIQMPHFSGIDFLNTIEKKPLVIFTTAYSDYAVEGFNLGAVDYLVKPIPFHRFLKSVVRAQQIFNPASSIQTISENITAPELEQDFMFVRAEYENVKMNFSDILFIEGLKDYVKIYTTDNKFTLTLISLIKLENLLSNKGFSRIHRSYIINIKHVKSIQKNKVLISDKRIPISESYKTAFFEKINL, from the coding sequence ATGAAATGTGTAATTATAGACGATGAACCTTTAGCGGTTGAGTTACTGGAAGATTTTGTTCAGAAGATAGATTCTCTGGAATTAATTACAACTTTCAATAATGCAATTGATGCGGTATCATTTATCAATCAAAATAATGTCGATTTAATTTTTCTCGACATTCAGATGCCACATTTCTCCGGAATTGATTTTTTAAATACAATCGAAAAAAAACCTTTAGTCATTTTTACGACTGCTTACTCTGATTATGCAGTCGAAGGTTTTAATTTGGGGGCTGTTGATTATTTAGTAAAACCAATTCCGTTTCACCGTTTTTTAAAATCAGTCGTCAGAGCACAGCAAATTTTTAATCCGGCATCAAGTATCCAGACCATTTCTGAGAACATAACAGCTCCTGAACTAGAACAGGATTTTATGTTCGTTAGAGCTGAATATGAAAATGTTAAGATGAATTTTTCAGATATTTTATTTATTGAAGGCCTAAAAGATTATGTGAAAATTTATACTACGGATAATAAATTCACACTTACCTTAATCAGCTTAATCAAATTAGAAAATTTACTTTCCAACAAAGGTTTCTCCAGAATCCACAGATCCTATATCATTAACATAAAACATGTTAAGTCGATTCAGAAAAATAAAGTTTTGATTAGTGATAAAAGAATTCCAATTAGTGAAAGTTATAAAACTGCTTTTTTCGAAAAAATCAACCTTTAA
- a CDS encoding DUF4907 domain-containing protein has protein sequence MIINSKKQFFWSKIRKNLLFITVVLLISSCTQKEVFKIRSFKTNTGWGYTITYKNKTIIKQSVVPAISDNKSFSSEDDALKTGNLVIEKLRKKTSPTVTKNDLILLKIKF, from the coding sequence ATGATAATTAATTCCAAAAAACAATTCTTCTGGAGTAAAATCCGGAAGAATTTACTGTTTATCACAGTAGTTCTATTAATTTCTTCCTGTACTCAAAAGGAAGTTTTTAAGATCCGTTCTTTCAAAACCAATACTGGCTGGGGATATACAATTACTTATAAAAACAAAACTATAATAAAGCAATCTGTTGTTCCGGCGATAAGTGACAATAAAAGTTTTTCCAGTGAAGACGATGCTTTAAAGACAGGTAATTTAGTAATTGAGAAACTCCGGAAGAAGACATCTCCAACGGTAACAAAAAATGATTTAATTTTATTAAAAATAAAATTCTAA
- a CDS encoding type IX secretion system membrane protein PorP/SprF — MGFRIRVLIIFCLTAIYSYSQEGIPVYSDYLSDNYYLIHPSMAGAANCAKIRLTARKQWFGQDDAPSLQTLSFNGRVGERSGAGVIIFNDKNGYHSQKGLKATYAHHIMFSRDEIDLNQLSFGISGGIIQNQLDETKFGGTFDPIVFGSIQKDTYFTVDVGASYNYLDFYAHATVQGLVESRRDMYTDYESDNIRKFLFSAGYVFGKKENFTWEPSILLQIFDETKEKSIDLNMKGYKNMDFGSLWAALSYRRSFDGAQYNTGSGIQTQKLQYFTPIIGINYKNFMFAYTYTQVTGDVKFDTGGYHQITLGINLFCKKERYDCNCPAIN, encoded by the coding sequence ATGGGATTTAGAATCAGGGTTTTAATTATTTTTTGTCTAACTGCAATTTACTCTTATTCACAAGAAGGAATTCCTGTCTATTCGGATTATTTGTCAGATAATTATTATTTAATTCACCCGTCAATGGCTGGCGCGGCAAATTGTGCCAAAATTAGATTAACTGCCAGAAAACAATGGTTTGGTCAGGACGATGCGCCATCTCTGCAGACTTTAAGTTTTAATGGAAGAGTAGGGGAGCGATCCGGAGCCGGAGTTATTATTTTTAATGATAAAAATGGTTATCATTCACAGAAAGGATTAAAAGCAACCTATGCCCATCATATAATGTTTTCCAGAGATGAAATTGACTTGAATCAGCTTTCTTTTGGTATTAGTGGAGGCATAATTCAGAATCAGTTAGACGAGACAAAATTTGGAGGGACTTTTGATCCGATAGTTTTTGGATCGATTCAAAAAGATACTTATTTTACTGTTGATGTTGGAGCATCATACAATTATCTCGATTTTTATGCTCATGCGACAGTTCAGGGTTTAGTTGAAAGCAGAAGAGATATGTATACCGATTATGAAAGTGATAATATAAGGAAGTTTTTATTTAGTGCAGGGTATGTTTTTGGTAAGAAAGAAAACTTTACCTGGGAGCCTTCGATATTGCTTCAGATTTTTGATGAGACAAAAGAAAAATCTATTGACTTGAATATGAAAGGGTACAAAAATATGGATTTTGGAAGTTTATGGGCTGCGCTTTCTTATAGAAGAAGTTTTGATGGAGCGCAGTATAATACAGGAAGCGGAATTCAAACTCAAAAACTGCAATACTTTACGCCTATAATTGGTATAAATTACAAGAATTTTATGTTTGCCTATACCTATACACAGGTAACTGGTGATGTAAAATTTGATACTGGTGGTTACCATCAAATTACTTTGGGTATTAATTTATTTTGTAAAAAGGAACGTTATGATTGTAACTGCCCTGCTATTAATTAA
- a CDS encoding Kelch repeat-containing protein, with protein sequence MNNLKKGILFATLLSALFLVSCSNDDDDDDLIGNWIKKSAFDGPARSSATSFVIGDYAYVATGYTGDEYLKDLWAYNSNGDYWEQKADFTGVGRSSASSFTLNEKGYVGLGYDGTNKLKDFYQYDPVSNSWSQKTDFAGTARYGALGFQVGGKAYFGTGYDGNYLKDFYQYNDQTNAWTLMNGFSGNKRRNATVFVIGDKAYIGTGINNSVYQEDFWEFDPSTDVWTRKRDIDKDTDDDYTYNDEYAIVRANASAFSMNGLGYVVGGESIKTVWEYNPSTDYWTERTAMEGATRTDAVGFAINNRGFYMLGRVGSSYFDDAWEFKPLDTQSDDDN encoded by the coding sequence ATGAATAATTTAAAAAAAGGAATATTATTCGCAACATTGCTTTCGGCTCTCTTTTTGGTAAGCTGCAGCAACGATGACGACGACGATGATTTAATAGGAAACTGGATTAAAAAATCTGCATTTGATGGACCAGCCAGATCAAGCGCAACTAGTTTTGTTATTGGTGATTATGCTTATGTCGCTACAGGATATACCGGCGATGAATATTTAAAAGATTTATGGGCTTACAACTCTAATGGTGATTACTGGGAACAAAAAGCAGATTTTACCGGTGTTGGAAGAAGTTCTGCTTCTAGTTTTACGCTTAATGAAAAAGGATATGTTGGTCTTGGGTATGACGGAACAAACAAATTGAAAGATTTTTATCAATACGATCCCGTTAGCAATTCCTGGTCTCAAAAAACAGACTTTGCAGGAACTGCCCGTTATGGCGCACTTGGATTTCAGGTTGGTGGAAAAGCTTACTTTGGCACCGGCTATGATGGGAATTACTTAAAAGATTTTTACCAGTATAACGATCAGACTAATGCCTGGACGCTTATGAACGGGTTTAGCGGAAACAAAAGACGAAATGCTACTGTTTTTGTAATTGGAGATAAAGCGTATATAGGCACAGGGATTAACAATAGTGTTTATCAGGAAGATTTTTGGGAGTTTGATCCTTCTACTGATGTCTGGACAAGAAAACGCGATATAGACAAAGATACTGATGATGATTATACCTATAACGATGAGTATGCAATTGTGCGTGCAAATGCATCTGCTTTTTCTATGAACGGATTAGGGTATGTTGTAGGTGGTGAAAGTATCAAAACTGTTTGGGAATACAACCCATCAACAGATTATTGGACAGAAAGAACCGCAATGGAAGGAGCTACAAGAACCGATGCTGTTGGATTTGCCATCAACAATCGTGGTTTTTATATGTTAGGACGAGTTGGCTCAAGTTATTTTGATGATGCATGGGAATTTAAACCTCTGGATACACAAAGCGACGATGATAATTAA
- a CDS encoding DUF4270 domain-containing protein: protein MHKFLLMFFFAITLLSCGTDTDAGEFVVGSDYLAVNNKVIMIDTVSVEMSTINFDSLVTSGQSRILVGNYDDPIFGKVKSNSYFQVSGAIYSLNSSGSDTEATNFVFDSIAMILKYDKYYFGDTTKVQTLDIHRLIQKVKPNTDNDSFYNNSALAYNSESLGTISYKPRPLEKDSIVIKMSDTFGSELFQKIKKREVTGFDNFTEYLKGLVIVPSTSNSSSVIGFHAATSKVRLYYSKYQADTEISYFVDFTILDISKQFNSISLDKTGTLLSSLPVSSKALSSSLINKQGFIQSGTGVACRIDFPNIKQLKYISENGAIVNAELVLKAVNNTYTKQYPLADSLAVYVGDNLNRISGSLQNAAGTAVFGILNKKSDEFNENVGYTIPVGNFLQKEMLKQSDSRSSLILTLPGINKTVNRIVLGDQKNLNNKIQLKIYYISY from the coding sequence ATGCACAAGTTTTTATTGATGTTCTTTTTTGCCATCACATTGCTTTCATGTGGTACAGATACAGATGCTGGCGAATTTGTTGTTGGATCTGATTATTTAGCCGTAAATAATAAAGTAATTATGATTGATACTGTTTCAGTCGAAATGTCTACAATAAATTTTGATTCTTTGGTTACATCGGGTCAAAGCCGAATTTTAGTTGGAAATTATGATGACCCTATTTTCGGAAAAGTAAAATCAAATAGTTATTTCCAGGTGTCGGGGGCAATCTATTCCTTAAATTCCAGTGGTTCAGATACAGAGGCAACAAACTTTGTTTTTGACTCTATTGCTATGATTTTAAAATATGATAAGTACTATTTTGGAGATACAACAAAAGTACAAACGTTAGATATTCACAGACTAATACAAAAGGTAAAGCCAAATACGGATAATGACAGTTTTTACAACAATTCGGCACTAGCTTATAATAGTGAAAGTCTAGGGACAATTTCATATAAACCCAGACCTCTTGAAAAAGACTCAATTGTGATTAAAATGAGTGACACTTTTGGGAGTGAACTTTTTCAAAAGATTAAAAAAAGAGAAGTTACTGGGTTTGATAATTTTACAGAATACCTTAAAGGACTTGTTATTGTACCATCAACATCCAATTCTTCAAGCGTTATTGGTTTTCATGCCGCTACAAGTAAAGTACGGCTGTATTATTCAAAATATCAGGCCGATACAGAAATATCCTATTTTGTTGATTTTACCATTTTGGATATTTCAAAACAGTTTAATTCTATTTCGTTGGATAAAACAGGAACACTGCTCTCGAGTTTACCTGTTTCAAGTAAAGCATTGTCAAGTTCGTTAATCAATAAACAAGGCTTTATTCAGTCTGGAACAGGGGTGGCTTGTCGAATCGATTTTCCAAATATCAAACAGCTAAAGTATATTTCTGAAAATGGCGCAATTGTAAATGCCGAACTTGTTTTGAAAGCGGTCAATAATACATATACAAAGCAATATCCGTTGGCAGATTCTTTAGCGGTTTATGTGGGGGACAACCTAAACAGGATTAGTGGTTCGCTGCAAAATGCTGCAGGAACAGCTGTTTTTGGTATTTTAAATAAAAAAAGCGACGAGTTTAATGAAAATGTGGGTTACACCATTCCGGTTGGTAATTTCCTGCAGAAAGAAATGTTAAAACAAAGCGATTCCAGGTCCAGTCTTATTCTGACATTGCCGGGAATTAATAAAACAGTCAACCGAATTGTCTTGGGAGACCAAAAGAATCTGAACAATAAAATTCAATTGAAAATTTATTACATCTCCTATTAA
- the tsaB gene encoding tRNA (adenosine(37)-N6)-threonylcarbamoyltransferase complex dimerization subunit type 1 TsaB: MSFILNIETATKNCSVSIAKNGETIICREIAEEGYSHAEKLHVFIEDVIAESGISVQDLAAVAVSQGPGSYTGLRIGVSAAKGLCFALNIPLIAVDTLQTLASQANVSEGKIIPMLDARRMEVYSEVFNAKLEVERSILAEVITEESFSEYNETVYFVGDCADKCKTVLTKENFVFLEGIKYPSANAMSKISYDKYQKSDIVDVAYFEPYYLKDFMMTQPSKKQ; this comes from the coding sequence TTGTCTTTTATTCTCAATATCGAAACAGCGACCAAAAATTGTTCAGTATCAATTGCTAAAAATGGTGAAACCATCATTTGCAGAGAAATTGCTGAAGAAGGTTATTCACATGCTGAAAAGCTTCATGTTTTTATTGAAGATGTTATTGCCGAATCTGGAATTTCAGTTCAGGATTTAGCAGCAGTTGCAGTGAGTCAGGGGCCAGGTTCTTACACTGGTTTACGAATAGGTGTTTCGGCAGCAAAAGGATTGTGTTTTGCTTTAAATATTCCCTTAATTGCGGTTGATACTTTACAGACTTTAGCTTCACAGGCAAATGTTTCTGAGGGAAAAATTATCCCGATGCTTGATGCCCGAAGAATGGAAGTTTACAGCGAAGTTTTTAATGCTAAATTAGAAGTTGAAAGAAGTATTCTTGCTGAAGTTATTACAGAGGAATCTTTTAGCGAATATAATGAAACAGTTTATTTTGTTGGTGATTGTGCTGATAAATGTAAAACGGTATTGACAAAGGAAAACTTTGTTTTTTTGGAAGGAATTAAATACCCTTCGGCAAATGCAATGAGTAAAATCAGTTACGATAAATATCAAAAAAGCGACATTGTAGATGTCGCTTATTTTGAACCTTATTATTTGAAAGATTTTATGATGACGCAGCCATCAAAAAAACAATAA
- a CDS encoding gamma carbonic anhydrase family protein, producing MLIKSVNGKSPQIPEDCYVAENATIVGDVTFGESCSVWFNAVIRGDVHFIKIGNKVNIQDGAIIHCTYQKHPTIIGNNVSIGHNAIVHGCTVHDNVLIGMGSIVMDNCVIESNSIIAAGAVVTQNTVVKSGSIYAGVPATKVKDIDQSDFAGEIERISNNYVMYSGWLKNEE from the coding sequence ATGTTAATCAAATCTGTAAACGGAAAATCTCCTCAAATTCCAGAGGATTGTTATGTAGCTGAAAATGCTACAATAGTGGGTGATGTAACCTTTGGCGAATCATGTAGTGTTTGGTTTAATGCTGTAATACGTGGTGATGTTCATTTTATTAAAATCGGTAATAAAGTTAACATTCAGGATGGAGCAATAATTCATTGTACGTATCAGAAACACCCAACAATTATAGGAAATAATGTTTCAATAGGTCATAATGCAATCGTTCACGGCTGTACCGTTCATGATAATGTTTTAATAGGAATGGGATCGATTGTTATGGATAATTGTGTGATAGAAAGCAATTCTATTATTGCTGCGGGTGCAGTTGTAACACAAAACACGGTTGTTAAATCCGGAAGTATTTACGCAGGTGTGCCGGCAACAAAAGTAAAAGATATCGATCAATCTGACTTTGCTGGTGAAATTGAGCGTATTTCAAATAATTATGTTATGTATTCTGGCTGGCTTAAAAACGAAGAATAA
- a CDS encoding NifU family protein, translating to MTKITIRETQNPTILKFEFEDFITQNQNFEFKNIDEAQESPLAQQLFYLPFVKTVYISGNFIAIERYSIVDWDDVKDAVAEQIAAFVDKGGVIIKIDENKAKKQPITVYGETTPNPSALKFVVSRMLTRNAVEYKNIDQTASSPLAQELFKFPYVKEIFIDENYISVTKYEINNWDEITLELRTFIKQFIENGGTVLDESLIETATKNDITKDEAFDKLDVTSQQIINILEEYVKPAVAADGGNIAFDSYNEEDKTVKVILQGACSGCPSSTFTLKSGIENMLKSMLNDEGIKVEALNA from the coding sequence ATGACAAAAATCACTATAAGAGAAACACAAAATCCTACTATATTAAAATTTGAGTTTGAAGATTTCATTACACAAAATCAAAACTTTGAATTTAAAAATATTGATGAAGCACAAGAATCGCCATTAGCACAGCAATTGTTTTATTTGCCATTCGTTAAAACAGTTTATATTTCAGGTAATTTCATTGCAATTGAAAGATATAGCATTGTAGACTGGGATGATGTAAAAGATGCCGTAGCAGAGCAAATTGCTGCATTTGTTGATAAAGGCGGGGTGATCATTAAGATCGACGAAAACAAAGCAAAAAAACAACCTATAACGGTTTATGGAGAAACAACTCCAAATCCATCTGCCTTAAAATTTGTAGTTAGCAGAATGTTAACCCGAAATGCAGTTGAATACAAAAATATTGACCAAACTGCTTCTTCTCCGCTTGCACAGGAGTTGTTTAAATTTCCTTATGTAAAAGAAATTTTTATTGATGAGAATTATATTTCGGTTACAAAGTATGAAATCAATAACTGGGACGAAATTACTTTAGAATTAAGAACATTCATTAAACAATTTATCGAAAATGGTGGAACTGTTCTGGATGAAAGCTTAATTGAAACAGCCACTAAAAATGATATTACTAAAGATGAAGCATTTGATAAATTGGATGTTACATCACAACAAATCATCAATATCTTAGAAGAATATGTTAAACCGGCTGTAGCTGCAGATGGAGGAAATATTGCTTTTGATTCTTATAACGAAGAGGACAAAACTGTTAAAGTAATTTTACAAGGTGCCTGCAGTGGTTGCCCATCTTCTACATTTACATTAAAAAGCGGTATCGAGAATATGCTAAAAAGTATGCTAAATGATGAAGGTATTAAGGTTGAAGCCTTGAATGCTTAA
- a CDS encoding mechanosensitive ion channel family protein yields MSPEQLSTYATRFIDVLIDYSPKLISALLILFVGLYAIRLINRIIRKIMVKRNLDPTLTKFLADILLWALRILLFVTFISKLGIETSSFVAILGAMGLAVGLSLQGSLSNFAGGMLIIVFKPFKVGDTIESQGVIATVLEIQIFVTKMLTANNQTVFVPNGALSNGTIINYSMQGERRADLTFAVSYDSNIKQAKDILLDVLNKNPKVLKNPAPEVFVKNLTASSVEFAVRPWAKNANYGAVFSETLENCKTALDEAGISIQPYTIQK; encoded by the coding sequence ATGAGCCCGGAACAATTAAGCACTTACGCTACAAGATTTATCGATGTACTAATAGATTATTCTCCAAAATTAATCTCTGCACTTCTAATTTTATTTGTTGGATTATATGCCATACGATTAATAAACAGAATTATCAGAAAGATAATGGTAAAGAGAAATCTGGATCCTACACTTACAAAATTCCTTGCAGATATTTTATTGTGGGCTCTCCGAATCCTTTTATTTGTAACTTTTATTTCAAAACTAGGAATCGAAACTTCATCTTTTGTTGCCATTTTAGGAGCGATGGGACTTGCAGTAGGTTTATCACTTCAAGGTTCACTTTCTAATTTTGCAGGAGGAATGCTGATTATTGTTTTTAAACCTTTTAAAGTTGGCGATACAATAGAATCGCAAGGTGTTATTGCAACAGTATTAGAAATTCAGATTTTTGTAACCAAAATGCTAACTGCAAATAATCAAACCGTTTTTGTACCAAATGGTGCTTTATCAAACGGAACAATTATCAATTATTCGATGCAGGGAGAAAGAAGAGCAGATTTAACGTTTGCAGTTTCTTATGATTCAAATATCAAACAGGCAAAAGATATTTTACTGGATGTTTTAAACAAAAATCCAAAAGTGCTTAAAAATCCTGCTCCGGAAGTTTTTGTAAAGAATTTAACCGCAAGTTCTGTCGAATTTGCTGTTCGTCCGTGGGCAAAAAATGCTAATTATGGAGCTGTTTTTTCTGAAACTTTAGAGAATTGCAAAACTGCTTTAGATGAAGCTGGTATTTCAATTCAGCCTTATACCATACAAAAATAA
- a CDS encoding DUF6268 family outer membrane beta-barrel protein: MKIRLLICSFFTISFFSMKAQETFSADFNLKTESTDQIDFTEINMEMQYNKKTDNKDQLTNTFEYTNLNVNYELGRFTTYKNLDRFNQLKNKTDFLHKFSNTTKVNFSLIPVFSFQQNPDISDFSILGSLEIIQQIDSNISLAFGAARAAVFGYPGFIPVASLNFKINNKSNLLIGFPDSKISYSNNIRNKFNLSNSFNGNFYNLDQAIATNTATRASLAQMTSAFEYERNVEKNWFIHFRAGYDFNKKYKLMDSDNHKIYDFNSGNGYTLGVGIKYKQ, from the coding sequence ATGAAAATAAGGCTCTTAATATGTTCGTTTTTTACCATTTCATTTTTTAGCATGAAAGCTCAGGAAACCTTTTCGGCAGATTTTAATTTAAAAACAGAATCAACTGATCAAATTGATTTCACGGAAATCAATATGGAGATGCAATACAATAAAAAAACAGATAACAAAGATCAACTGACAAATACATTTGAGTATACAAATCTGAATGTAAATTACGAATTGGGCCGTTTTACAACATATAAAAATTTGGATCGGTTTAATCAATTGAAAAACAAGACCGATTTCCTGCATAAATTTTCAAATACAACAAAAGTAAATTTCAGCTTGATACCAGTATTTAGTTTTCAGCAAAACCCGGACATTTCAGATTTTTCTATTTTAGGAAGTCTTGAAATTATTCAGCAAATAGACTCAAATATAAGTCTGGCTTTTGGTGCAGCCAGAGCAGCTGTGTTTGGTTATCCCGGATTTATACCTGTTGCATCTTTAAACTTTAAAATAAACAACAAAAGTAATTTGTTGATAGGGTTTCCGGATTCGAAGATTTCTTACTCCAATAATATTCGAAACAAATTTAATCTGAGCAATAGTTTCAATGGTAATTTCTACAATTTAGATCAGGCGATAGCTACAAATACAGCTACAAGGGCAAGCTTAGCACAGATGACATCAGCCTTTGAATATGAAAGAAATGTCGAAAAAAACTGGTTTATTCATTTTAGGGCCGGATATGATTTTAATAAAAAATACAAACTGATGGATTCTGACAATCATAAAATATATGATTTTAATTCAGGCAACGGATATACTTTGGGAGTTGGCATCAAATACAAACAATAA
- a CDS encoding YtxH domain-containing protein → MGLSSFFKNLFGSTKESVTELANNAESTFEQAKEAAAPYIDKAETFAEETIAKAKVASEPIIESAAEYANQAKDIVSEYVEKASDSIGEVIDSVKEKTGEIAGETKTAVSETVVDASETAAAETDKVADEISDKE, encoded by the coding sequence ATGGGATTATCATCATTCTTCAAGAATTTATTTGGCTCGACCAAAGAATCTGTAACTGAATTGGCAAACAATGCCGAAAGTACTTTTGAACAAGCTAAAGAAGCTGCTGCTCCTTATATTGACAAAGCAGAAACTTTTGCAGAAGAAACAATTGCAAAAGCAAAAGTAGCTTCAGAACCAATTATTGAAAGTGCTGCCGAATACGCAAATCAGGCAAAAGATATTGTAAGTGAGTATGTTGAAAAAGCTTCTGATTCAATAGGAGAAGTAATCGATTCTGTAAAAGAAAAAACTGGCGAAATTGCCGGAGAAACCAAAACAGCTGTATCTGAAACAGTCGTTGATGCAAGCGAAACAGCTGCAGCAGAAACGGATAAAGTTGCTGACGAAATTTCTGACAAGGAATAA